In Zingiber officinale cultivar Zhangliang chromosome 6A, Zo_v1.1, whole genome shotgun sequence, a single genomic region encodes these proteins:
- the LOC121994794 gene encoding circumsporozoite protein-like: protein MAAVAGDRRRRWPATDGGGGGRQPVAVNDQRRRPTIDGGGGRRRPTTGDRRRRPATGNRRRRLVTGDRRRPTTDCRQSAAAGDRRWRQRQRLVTGDRQLSATGDGRLPATGGGRRSAMAAADGRRPAADGRRPAAGCRRPAAGGRRPRPVTYGGDRWAGGGRRVVD, encoded by the coding sequence ATGGCGGCGGTGGCCGGCGACCGACGGCGGCGGTGGCCGGCGaccgacggcggcggcggcggccgacAACCGGTGGCGGTCAACGACCAACGGCGGCGGCCGACGAtcgacggcggcggcggccggcggCGACCGACAACCGGTGACCGAcggcggcggccggcgaccgGCAACCGGCGGCGGCGGCTGGTGACCGGTGATCGGCGGCGGCCGACGACCGACTGCCGGCAATCGGCGGCGGCCGGCGATCGGCGATGGCGCCAACGACAGCGGCTAGTGACAGGTGACCGACAGCTGTCGGCGACCGGTGATGGGCGGCTGCCGGCAACCGGCGGCGGCCGGCGATCGGCGATGGCGGCGGCCGACGGCCGGCGACCGGCGGCCGACGGCCGACGACCGGCGGCCGGCTGCCGACGGCCGGCGGCCGGCGGCCGGCGACCGCGGCCGGTGACCTACGGCGGCGATCGGTGGGCGGGCGGCGGCCGACGGGTGGTCGAttaa